The Leptospirales bacterium genome has a window encoding:
- the rho gene encoding transcription termination factor Rho — MAVRKGSRNRDVQSEESQVDDRQDDAEDTSAEIAPEVGNGASHNGDSRGGRHRRGRRDHRDRDRGDRDGNRRLPGPGVPRELRERSEPREPRDPNAPPPPPIDLTELKRKPIEDLTSMAEAMGCAEASAMKKQNLIFEILRKQAEMNGAVFAAGVMEKLSEGYGFLRSPDYNYLPGPDDIYVSPSQIRLFGLRTGDTITGQIRPPKESERFFAMLRVDTINGESPDVAHKRILFDNLTPLYPDDRLRMEWNPGQLDTRVIDLLTPIGKGQRGLIVAPPRVGKTILMQNIANAITANSPDVILMVLLIDERPEEVTDMARNVRGEVVSSTFDEPASRHVQVAEMVIEKAKRQVEHGRDVVILLDSITRLARAYNQVIPTSGKILSGGVDSNALHKPKRFFGAARNIEHGGSLTIIATALIDTGSKMDEVIFEEFKGTGNMEIHLDRRLADKRIYPAIDLNKSGTRKEELLLEPEVLNKVFVLRKALSPMSPTEAMELLLDRMRGTKTNADFLASMNVPSV; from the coding sequence ATGGCAGTCCGCAAGGGATCCAGGAATCGCGACGTGCAAAGCGAAGAATCGCAAGTAGATGACCGACAGGATGATGCTGAGGATACGTCGGCGGAAATTGCGCCGGAAGTCGGTAATGGCGCCAGCCACAATGGCGATAGCCGCGGCGGACGTCATCGTCGCGGACGGCGCGACCATCGCGACCGCGACCGCGGCGATCGCGACGGCAATCGTCGTCTGCCCGGCCCCGGAGTTCCGCGCGAATTGCGCGAGCGCAGCGAACCGCGCGAGCCTCGCGATCCCAATGCGCCGCCGCCGCCGCCCATCGATCTAACCGAACTGAAGCGCAAGCCGATCGAAGACCTGACTTCCATGGCCGAGGCCATGGGCTGCGCCGAAGCGTCGGCGATGAAGAAGCAGAATCTCATTTTCGAAATTCTGCGCAAGCAGGCGGAGATGAATGGCGCCGTCTTTGCCGCCGGCGTTATGGAGAAGTTGTCCGAGGGCTACGGCTTTCTGCGCAGCCCGGACTACAACTACCTGCCAGGCCCGGATGATATCTATGTAAGTCCCTCGCAGATTCGACTCTTTGGACTGCGCACCGGCGATACCATCACCGGACAGATCCGTCCGCCCAAGGAATCGGAACGCTTCTTCGCCATGCTGCGCGTGGATACGATCAACGGCGAATCGCCGGACGTAGCCCACAAACGCATTCTGTTCGATAACCTGACGCCGCTCTATCCCGACGATCGCCTGCGCATGGAGTGGAATCCGGGACAGCTGGATACCCGCGTCATTGATCTGCTTACGCCCATCGGCAAGGGCCAGCGCGGACTGATCGTTGCGCCGCCGCGCGTCGGCAAGACGATCCTGATGCAGAACATTGCCAACGCCATCACCGCCAACAGTCCCGATGTAATCCTGATGGTGCTCCTGATTGATGAGCGTCCGGAAGAGGTGACCGACATGGCGCGCAACGTGCGCGGCGAGGTGGTCAGCTCAACCTTCGACGAACCGGCCTCGCGCCACGTCCAGGTGGCGGAGATGGTCATCGAGAAGGCCAAGCGCCAGGTGGAGCACGGCCGCGACGTGGTGATCCTGCTCGATTCGATTACCCGTCTGGCCCGCGCCTACAACCAGGTAATCCCCACCTCCGGCAAGATTCTTTCCGGCGGCGTGGACTCCAACGCACTGCATAAGCCCAAGCGCTTCTTTGGCGCCGCGCGCAACATTGAGCACGGCGGATCGCTGACGATCATTGCTACGGCGCTGATCGATACCGGCTCCAAAATGGACGAGGTGATTTTTGAGGAATTCAAGGGCACCGGCAACATGGAGATCCACCTCGACCGCCGTCTGGCGGACAAGCGCATCTATCCGGCAATCGATCTGAACAAGTCCGGCACGCGCAAAGAGGAGCTGTTGCTCGAACCGGAAGTTCTGAACAAGGTCTTTGTGCTGCGCAAGGCGCTCTCGCCGATGTCGCCGACGGAGGCCATGGAGCTGCTGCTGGATCGTATGCGCGGAACCAAGACCAACGCCGATTTTCTGGCCAGCATGAACGTGCCCAGCGTCTGA
- the rpmE gene encoding 50S ribosomal protein L31, translating to MKAAIHPEYKEATIRCACGAEYKTRSTKGDLQVEICASCHPFYTGQQKIVDAAGRVDRFKKKYKMK from the coding sequence ATGAAAGCAGCCATCCACCCCGAGTACAAAGAAGCGACCATCCGCTGCGCCTGCGGGGCTGAATACAAGACCCGCTCCACCAAGGGCGACTTGCAGGTGGAAATCTGCGCCAGCTGCCATCCCTTCTACACCGGGCAGCAGAAGATCGTCGATGCCGCCGGCCGCGTCGATCGCTTCAAGAAAAAGTACAAAATGAAGTAA